One genomic window of Rhinolophus ferrumequinum isolate MPI-CBG mRhiFer1 chromosome 23, mRhiFer1_v1.p, whole genome shotgun sequence includes the following:
- the LOC117016181 gene encoding signal-regulatory protein beta-1-like has protein sequence MWTELPAQASRMTVPASWPHPPPCLLLTLLLGLTGGAGENELPVIQPEKSVSVAAGETVTLNCTMTSLLPVRFIEWFRQTGTGRELIYSFKEGHFPRVTSVADTTRGNTMNFSIRISNITPADAGIYYCVTFWQWFPDVDFKYGPGIQLLVSAKPSPPVVSGPTGRAPPKQTVSFTCESHGFSPRNITLKWFKEGNELPASQTSVDPEGDSASYSVSSTARLVLAPGDVRSQLVCEVDHVTLQGGPPLRGTANLSETIRVPPTLEVTQHPVAGNTETVTCLVKKFYPRSLQLTWWKNGNLSQTDMALILTENKDGIFTGMSWLLVNLSAHREDVVFTCQVKHDGQPVVTKHLTLKASVHQKDQGSDINTGEATTMSTQFLIAFLLGPKLLLAVGVSAIYAHRKLRA, from the exons ATGTGGACAGAGCTGCCTGCTCAGGCCTCCAGGATGACCGTCCCTGCCTCCTGGCCCCACCCCCCTCCTTGCCTGCTGCTGACTCTACTGCTGGGACTCACAG GAGGGGCAGGTGAAAATGAGCTGCCGGTGATTCAGCCTGAGAAGTCAGTGTCGGTTGCAGCTGGAGAGACGGTCACTCTGAACTGCACCATGACCTCCCTGCTCCCCGTGAGGTTTATAGAGTGGTTCAGGCAGACAGGGACAGGCCGGGAGTTAATCTACAGTTTCAAAGAAGGCCACTTTCCCCgagtaacaagtgttgcagaCACCACAAGGGGAAATACCATGAACTTCTCCATCCGCATCAGTAACATCACGCCCGCAGACGCTGGTATCTACTACTGTGTGACATTCTGGCAATGGTTCCCTGATGTGGACTTTAAATATGGACCCGGAATTCAGCTGCTTGTGAGTG CCAAACCCTCTCCCCCCGTGGTATCGGGCCCCACGGGGAGGGCCCCACCTAAGCAGACAGTGAGCTTCACCTGTGAGTCCCACGGCTTCTCCCCCCGAAACATCACCCTGAAATGGTTCAAAGAAGGGAATGAGCTCCCGGCCTCCCAGACCTCCGTGGACCCAGAGGGAGACAGCGCTTCCTACAGCGTCTCCAGCACAGCCAGGCTGGTGCTGGCCCCGGGGGACGTTCGCTCTCAGCTGGTCTGCGAGGTGGACCACGTCACCCTGCAGGGGGGCCCTCCTCTTCGTGGGACTGCCAACTTGTCTGAGACCATCCGAG TTCCGCCCACCCTGGAGGTGACCCAACACCCTGTGGCAGGGAATACGGAGACTGTCACCTGCCTTGTGAAGAAGTTCTATCCCCGGAGCCTACAGCTGACCTGGTGGAAAAATGGAAACTTGTCCCAAACAGATATGGCCTTGATCCTCACAGAGAACAAGGACGGAATCTTTACCGGGATGAGCTGGCTCCTCGTGAATTTATCTGCCCACAGGGAGGACGTGGTGTTCACCTGCCAGGTGAAGCATGATGGGCAGCCGGTGGTCACCAAACACCTTACCCTGAAGGCCTCTGTCCACCAGAAGGACCAGGGGTCAGACATAAATACAGGTGAGGCCACCA CTATGTCTACTCAATTCCTCATCGCTTTCCTCCTAGGCCCCAAGCTGCTGCTGGCAGTAGGTGTCTCTGCCATCTATGCCCACAGGAAGCTCAGGGCCTGA